The Sphaeramia orbicularis chromosome 18, fSphaOr1.1, whole genome shotgun sequence genome contains a region encoding:
- the LOC115438336 gene encoding mucin-5AC-like encodes AAPTTTTASPTTTTATPTTTAPTTTTASPTKNTVSPTTSTATPTKTTAAPTTNTAAPTTKTAAPTTTTEAQTTTTASPTTTTAAPTTTTAAPTTTTAAQTTTTASPSTTKAVPTTTTAAPTKTTTSQTITTSPTTTTAAPTTTTEAPTTTTASQTTTTAAPTTTASPTTTTGAPTTTTTSPTTTTAAAPTYCPNENCHTKNYHRSPHDNHTSPTKTKASPTTTTATPTTTTASPTTTTAAPTTKTAAPKTTTEAQTTTTASQSTTTASRTTTTAAPTTTTAAQNTTTASPTTTTAAPTTTTAAPTTFTASPTTTTSPTTTTATPTTTTEAPTTTTVSPTKTTASPTTTTAEPKTTAAPTKTTASPTTTTATPTTTTSAPTTTTASPTKNTVSPTTTTATPTKTTAAQTTNTAAPTTTTAAPTTTTEAQTTTTASPTTTTAAPTTTTAAPTTTTAAITTTTATSPTTSTAPTRTATPKTTTEAPTTTTASPTKTTASPTTTTAEPTTTAAPTTTTAAPTTTTASPTKTKASPTTTTATPTTTTASPTTTTAAPTTKTAAPKTTTEAQTTTTASQSTTTASRTTTTAAPTTTTAAQNTTTASPTTTTAAPTTTTAAPTTTTASPTTT; translated from the exons gctgcaccaactacaaccacagcttccccaactacaaccacagcgacaccaactacaactgccccaactacaaccacagcaagCCCCACTAAAAATACAGTTAGCCCCACTACAAGTACAGCTACcccaactaaaactacagctgccccaacgacaaacactgctgcaccgactacaaaaactgctgcaccaacaactaccacagaagcccaaactacaacaacagcttccccaactacaacaactgctgcaccaactactacaactgctgcaccaactacaaccacagctgcccaaactacaactacagcaagCCCCTCTACAACTAAAGCTgtaccaactacaaccacagctgcaccaactaaaactacaacttccCAGACTATAACTACTtccccaacgacaacaactgcagcaccaacaactaccacagaagcccccactacaaccacagcgtcccaaactacaactacagctgcaccaacaacgaCAGCTTCACCAACAACCACCACAggtgccccaactacaaccacaactagccccactacaactacagctgcagcacctaca tACTGCCCCAACGAGAACTGCCACACCAaaaactaccacagaagcccccACGACAACCACA caagCCCCACTAAAACCAAAGCTAGCCctactacaactacagctaccccaactacaactacagcttccccaaccacAACAACCGCTGCCCCGACTACAAAAACTGCCGCACCAAAAACCACCACAGaagcccaaactacaaccacagcatcccaatctacaactacagcttcccgaactactacaactgctgcaccaactacaaccacagctgcccaaaATACAACTACAgctagccccactacaactacagctgcaccaactacaaccacagctgcaccaactacattcacagcttccccaactacaactacttctccaacgacaacaactgcaacaccaacaactaccacagaagcccccACTACAACCACAGTGTCcccaactaaaactacagcttccccaactactacaactgctgaaccaaaaaccactgctgcaccaactaaaaccacagcttccccaactacaaccacagcgacaccaactacaactacatctgccccaactacaaccacagcaagCCCCACTAAAAATACAGTtagccccactacaactacagctaccccaactaaaactacagctgcCCAAACGACAAACactgctgcaccgactacaacaactgccgcaccaacaactaccacagaagcccaaactacaacaacagcttccccaactacaacaactgctgcaccaactactacaactgccgcaccaactacaaccacagctgccataactacaactacagcaa cttccccaactacaagtACTGCCCCAACGAGAACTGCCACACCAaaaactaccacagaagcccccACGACAACCACAGCATCcccaactaaaactacagcttccccaactaccacaactgctgaaccaacaacaactgctgcaccaacaacaaccaccgctgccccaactacaaccacagcaagCCCCACTAAAACCAAAGCTAGCCctactacaactacagctaccccaactacaactacagcttccccaaccacAACAACCGCTGCCCCGACTACAAAAACTGCCGCACCAAAAACCACCACAGaagcccaaactacaaccacagcatcccaatctacaactacagcttcccgaactactacaactgctgcaccaactacaaccacagctgcccaaaATACAACTACAgctagccccactacaactacagctgcaccaactacaaccacagctgcaccaactacaaccacagcttccccaactacaact
- the LOC115438337 gene encoding mucin-2-like yields TTTASPTKTKASPTTTTATPTTTTASPTTTTAAPTTTTATPKTTTEAQTTTTASPTTTTAAPTTITASPTTTTASPTTITASPTKTTASPTTTAGPTTTASSTTTAAPTTITASLTTTTAAPTTITTAPTTTTATKTTMTAAPTTTTSAPTAKTAAPTTTTEAATTTTASPTTTAVPTTTTAYPTTTTTSPTTTTAAPTTTTAEPTTTTAAQTTTTEAATTTPASPTKTSATTTTASPTTTAAAPTTTTASPTKTTALPTTTALSTTTTAVPTTTTPFPTKTTAPPTTSTPSPTTTSTPTTTAALKITTAFATTSTNAPTTTSPTSTTAAPITTTTAQTTTTDSPTTITASPSTTAVLPTTTTPAPSTTTEATATTTAAPTTTTASQTTTATPTTTTPKLKPTTEAPTTTTASQPTTTASPTTTTAASITTTAAQNKSTASPTTTTAAPTTTTAAPTTTTASPTTTTSPTTTTATPTTTTEAPTTTTVSPTKTTASPTTTTAEQKTTAAPTTTTASPTTTTATPTTTTTAPTTTTASPTKNTVSPTTTTATPTKTTTAPTTNTAAPTTTTAAPTTTTEAQTTTTASPTTTTAAPTTTTAAPTTTTAAQTTTTASPSTTKAVPTTTTAAPTKTTTSQTITTSPTTTTAAPTTTTEAPTTTTASQTTTTAAPTTTASPTTTTGAPTTTTTSPTTTTAAAPTTTAAPTTASPTTSTAPTRTATPKTTTEAPTTTTASPTKTTASSTTTTAEPTTTAAPTTTTAAPTTTTASPTKPKASHTTTTATPTTTTASPTTTTAAPTTTTAVPKTTTEAQTTTTASPTTTTASPTTITPTTTTTSPTTTTAAPTTTTAEPTTTTAAQTTTTEAATTTPASPTKTSGKTTTTSAPTTTTAEHTTTTASPMAKTAAPTTTTAAPTTSTEAASKTTASPTTTTAALTTTTAAPTTMTVSPTTTTASPTTTTASPTTTTASPTLTTAAPTTTTASPTTTAAPTKTTAAATTTASPTTTTASPTTTAAPTTTPVTTTTTTASPTTSTATQTTTTAAPTTTTTAPTTTTISPTTTIASPITTTAAQTNTILAATTTTASPTTTAAAPTTTTASPTKTTALPTTTALSTTTTAVPTTTTPFPTKTTAPPTTSTPSPTTTSTPTTTAALKITTAFATTSTNAPTTTSPTSTTAAPITTTTAQTTTTDSPTTTTASPSTTAVLPTTTTPAPSTTTEATATTTAAPTTTTASPTTTATPTTTAKLKTTTEAPTTTTASQPTTTASPTTTTAASTTTTAAQNTTTASPTTTTAAPTTTTAAPTTTTASPTTTTSPTTTTATPTTTTEAPTTTTVSPTKTTASPTTTTAEPKTTAAPTTTTASPTTTITTSPTTTTAAPTATTEAPTTTTASQTTTTAAPTTTASPTTTTGAPTTTTTSPTTTTAAAPTTTAAPTTASPTTSTAPTRTATPKTTTEAPTTTTASPTKTTASPTTTTAEPTTTSAPTTTTAAPTTTTASPTKTKASPTTTTATPTTTTASPTTTTAAPTTTTAAPKTTTEAQTTTTASPTTTTASPTTITASPTTTTASPTTTAGPTTTAASTTTAAPTTITASLTTTTAAPTTITAAPTTTTATKTTMTAAPTTTTAAPTAKTAAPTTTTEAATTTTASPTTTTAAPTTTTAAPTTTTAAPTTTTAPAPTTTTASPTTTAVPTTTTAYPTTTTTSPTTTTAAPTTTTAEPTTTTAAQTTTTEAATTTTASPTKTSGKTTTTSAPTTTTAEHTTTTASPMTKTASPTTTTSAPTTTTAAPTTTTAAQTTTTAAPTTTTAAPTTSTEATSKTTASPTTTTAAPTTTTAAPTTTASQTTTTAAPTTTASPTTTTGAPTTTTTSPTTTTAAAPTTTAAPTTASPTTSTAPTRTGTPNTTTEAPTTTTASPTKTTASPTTTTAEPTTTAAPTTTTAAPTTTTASPTKTKASPTTTTATPTTTTASPTTTTAAPTTTAAPKTTTEAQTTTTASPTTTTAAPTTITASPTTTTASPTTITASPTTTTLPQL; encoded by the exons acaaccacagcaagCCCCACTAAAACCAAAgctagccccactacaactacagctaccccaactacaactacagcttccccaaccacAACAACCGCTGCCCCGACTACAACAACTGCCACACCAaaaactaccacagaagcccaaactacaaccacagctagccccactacaactacagctgccccaactacaatcACAGCAtcaccaacaacaactacagcttccccaactacaatcaCAGCATCaccaactaaaactacagcttccccaactacaactgctggcCCAACTACAACTGCATCctcaacaactacagctgcaccaactacaattACAGCTTCCCTAACGACAACAACGGCTGCACCAACTACGATTACAactgcaccaacaacaactacagctacCAAAACTACAATgacagctgccccaacgacaacaacATCTGCACCAACTGCAAAAACGgccgcaccaacaactaccacagaagccgcaactacaactacagcttccccaactacaactgctgtcccaactacaacaactgcttatccaacaacaactacaacttccccaactacaacgacagctgccccaacgacaacaactgctgaACCAACTACGACAACTGCCGCACaaacaactaccacagaagccgcAACTACAACTCCAGCTTCCCCAACTAAAACTTCTG caactacaaccacagcttccccaactacaacagcaGCTGCTCCAACTACAacaacagcttccccaactaaaaCAACTGCTTTACCGACTACAACTGCTTTATCAACAACAACCACAGCGgtcccaactacaactacacctttTCCAACTAAAACCACAGCTCCCCCAACTACATCTacaccttccccaactacaacatctacaccaactacaactgctgcattAAAAATTACCACAGCTTTTGCAACTACAAGTACAAATGCCCCAACAACAACTTCTCCAACttcaactacagctgccccaattACAACTACAactgcccaaactacaactacagatTCTCCAACTACAATAACTGCTTCACCGTCTACAACAGCTGTTctaccaacaactaccacacctgccccaaGTACAACCACAGAAGCCacagctacaactacagctgcaccaactacaactacagcttcccaaaCTACAACTGCTACCCCAACGACAACAACTCCCAAACTAAAACCTACCACAGAAGCCCCCACTACAACCACAGCATCCCaacctacaactacagcttccccaactactacaactgctgcatcaattacaaccacagctgcccaaaATAAATCGACAgctagccccactacaactacagctgcaccaactacaaccacagctgcaccaactacaaccacagcttccccaactacaactacttctccaacgacaacaactgcaacaccaacaactaccacagaagcccccACTACAACCACAGTGTCcccaactaaaactacagcttccccaactactacaactgctgaACAAAAAaccactgctgcaccaactacaaccacagcttccccaactacaaccacagcgacaccaactacaactacaactgccccaactacaaccacagcaagCCCCACTAAAAACACAGTtagccccactacaactacagctaccccaactaaaactacaactgccCCAACGACAAACactgctgcaccgactacaacaactgctgcaccaacaactaccacagaagcccaaactacaacaacagcttccccaactacaacaactgctgcaccaactactacaactgctgcaccaactacaaccacagctgcccaaactacaactacagcaagCCCCTCTACAACTAAAGCTgtaccaactacaaccacagctgcaccaactaaaactacaacttccCAGACTATAACTACTtccccaacgacaacaactgcagcaccaacaactaccacagaagcccccactacaaccacagcgtcccaaactacaactacagctgcaccaacaacgaCAGCTTCACCAACAACCACCACAggtgccccaactacaaccacaactagccccactacaactacagctgcagcacctacaaccacagctgcaccaactacagcttccccaactacaagtACTGCCCCAACGAGAACTGCCACACCAaaaactaccacagaagcccccactacaaccacagcgtccccaactaaaactacagcttccTCAACTACCACAACTGCTGAAccaacaacaactgctgcaccaacaacaaccacagctgccccaacaacaaccacagcaaGCCCCACTAAACCCAAAGCTAGccacactacaactacagctaccccaactacaactacagcttccccaaccacAACAACCGCTGCCCCGACTACAACAACTGCCGTACCAaaaactaccacagaagcccaaactacaaccacagcaagccccactacaactacagcttccccaactacaatcaCA ccaacaacaactacaacttccccaactacaacgacagctgccccaacgacaacaactgctgaACCAACTACGACAACTGCCGCACaaacaactaccacagaagccgcAACTACAACTCCAGCTTCCCCAACTAAAACTTCTGGCAAAACTACAACAACTTCTGctccaacaacaactacagctgaacacactacaactacagcttccccaatggcaaaaactgctgcaccaactacgacAACTGCCGCACCAACAACTTCCACAGAAGCCGCAAGtaaaactacagcttccccaactacaacaactgctgcactgactacaacgactgctgcaccgactacaaTGACTGTTTCACCAACAACCACCActgcttccccaactacaactacagctagtcccactacaactacagcttccccaactctaaccacagctgcaccaactacaaccacagcttccccaactacaactgctgccccaactaaaacaactgctgccgcaacaactacagcttccccaactacaacgacTGCTTCCCCAaccacaactgctgcaccaactacaactcctgtcacaacaacaacaactacagcttccccaactacatcGACAGCTACCCAAACAACGACAACTgccgcaccaactacaacaactactgcaccaacaactaccacaataTCCCCAACTACAACTATAGCTTCCCCGattacaacaactgctgcacaaaCTAATACCATACTTGCagcaactacaaccacagcttccccaactacaacagcaGCTGCTCCAACTACAacaacagcttccccaactaaaaCAACTGCTTTACCGACTACAACTGCTTTATCAACAACAACCACAGCGgtcccaactacaactacacctttTCCAACTAAAACCACAGCTCCCCCAACTACATCTacaccttccccaactacaacatctacaccaactacaactgctgcattAAAAATTACCACAGCTTTTGCAACTACAAGTACAAATGCCCCAACAACAACTTCTCCAACttcaactacagctgccccaattACAACTACAactgcccaaactacaactacagattctccaactacaacaactgcttcaCCGTCTACAACAGCTGTTctaccaacaactaccacacctgccccaaGTACAACCACAGAAGCCacagctacaactacagctgcaccaactacaactacagcttccccaactacaactgctaccCCAACGACAACTGCCAAACTAaaaactaccacagaagcccccACTACAACCACAGCATCCCaacctacaactacagcttccccaactactacaactgctgcatcaactacaaccacagctgcccaaaATACAACGACAgctagccccactacaactacagctgcaccaactacaaccacagctgcaccaactacaaccacagcttccccaactacaactacttctccaacgacaacaactgcaacaccaacaactaccacagaagcccccACTACAACCACAGTGTCcccaactaaaactacagcttccccaactactacaactgctgaaccaaaaaccactgctgcaccaactacaaccacagcttccccaactaca ACTATAACTACTtccccaacgacaacaactgcagCACCAACAGCTACCACAGAAGCCCCCACTACAACCACAGCGtcccaaactacaactacagctgcaccaacaacgaCAGCTTCACCAACAACCACCACAggtgccccaactacaaccacaactagccccactacaactacagctgcagcacctacaaccacagctgcaccaactacagcttccccaactacaagtACTGCCCCAACGAGAACTGCCACACCAaaaactaccacagaagcccccactacaaccacagcgtccccaactaaaactacagcttccccaactaccaCAACTGCTGAACCAACAACAACTtctgcaccaacaacaaccacagctgccccaacaacaaccacagcaaGCCCCACTAAAACCAAAgctagccccactacaactacagctaccccaactacaactacagcttccccaaccacAACAACCGCTGCCCCGACTACAACAACTGCCGCACCAaaaactaccacagaagcccaaactacaaccacagcaagccccactacaactacagcttccccaactacaatcaCAGcatcaccaactacaactacagcttccccaactacaactgctggcccaactacaactgctgcctcaacaactacagctgcaccaactacaattACAGCTTCCCTAACGACAACAACGGCTGCACCAACTACGattactgctgcaccaacaacaactacagctacCAAAACTACAATgacagctgccccaacgacaacaactgctgcaccaactgcGAAAACGgccgcaccaacaactaccacagaagccgcaactacaactacagcttccccaactacaacaactgcagcaccgactacaacaactgctgcaccaacaaccaccacagctgccccaactaccaCCACAGCTC ctgcaccaactacaactacagcttccccaactacaactgctgtcccaactacaacaactgcttatccaacaacaactacaacttCCCCAACTACTacgacagctgccccaacgacaacaactgctgaACCAACTACGACAACTGCCGCACaaacaactaccacagaagccgcaactacaactacagcttccccaactaaaaCTTCTGGCAAAACTACAACAACTTCTGctccaacaacaactacagctgaacacactacaactacagcttccccaatgacaaaaactgcttcaccaactacaacaacttctgcaccaacaacaactacagctgccccaactacaacgacagctgcccaaacgacaacaactgctgcaccaactacgacAACTGCCGCACCAACAACTTCCACAGAAGCCACAAGtaaaactacagcttccccaactacaacaactgctgcaccgactacaaCGACTGCTGCACCGACTACGACT gcgtcccaaactacaactacagctgcaccaacaacgaCAGCTTCACCAACAACCACCACAggtgccccaactacaaccacaactagccccactacaactacagctgcagcacctacaaccacagctgcaccaactacagcttccccaactacaagtACTGCCCCAACGAGAACTGGCACACCAAACACTACCACAGAAGCCCCCACTACAACCACAGCATCcccaactaaaactacagcttccccaactaccacaactgctgaaccaacaacaactgctgcaccaacaacaaccaccgctgccccaactacaaccacagcaagCCCCACTAAAACCAAAgctagccccactacaactacagctaccccaactacaactacagcttccccaaccacAACAACCGCTGCCCCGACTACAACTGCCGCACCAaaaactaccacagaagcccaaactacaaccacagctagccccactacaactacagctgccccaactacaatcACAGcatcaccaactacaactacagcttccccaactacaatcaCAGcatcaccaactacaactaca cttccccaactataa